The following DNA comes from Flavisolibacter ginsenosidimutans.
GATCGTACAAACTCAAAAGAACGTTCTTGCCGGTTTGACGATTGAGCATGCGGGACCAGTCCATGTTTTCAACGATTTCTTCACCGTTGATTTTTTCGATTACCACGCCTTTTTTGATTTTGGTTTTCGCGTTGGTGAAAGGACCGTTCTCAATTACCTCCATCACTTTTACGCCGTTGCCATCATAGGTTTCGTCGTACAACAAACCGAGAGAAGCCGTGGCATCGCCGGTTTGCGGGCCGCCCGCTGCAGCCGGCGAATAACGTCCGCCAGTATGCGAGGCGTTTAACTCGCCCAAGAACTCACTCAACAATTCCTGGAAATCGTAGTTGTTGTTGATGTGCGGCAGAAACTTGGCGTACTCGCTGTGAAAGCCAGCCCAGTCAATGCCGTGAATTTTCGGATCGTAAAATTTCTTGGCTACCTGACGGAAGGCATGATCGAAAATGTATTCACGTTCTTTGTCGGCACGCAACACCATTTCACCATTTACAACGACGGGTGCAATGCGGCCACTTTCGGCATCTACTTTCACGATCTTACCGTCGCTTACCACAAACAAACTTTTGCCGTCTTTTGATACATCCATGCCACCGGGGCCGCCGTCCATTTTTGCAATGAGCTTTGTTTCTTTTGTACGCGGATTGGTCATCCACAGATCATAACCTTTCTCCATGCGGGCAATGAAGTAGAGCTTCTCGCCATCGTTGCTCAGCATGTAATCCGAAATGTTTCCGGAGTTGATGGTGAGGCGAAGTTTGCGGTTGTCAAGTCCTTCCAGATTTGGCTCCCATCCTTTTTTCGGCGGAGCAATTTTGTTGGATGTGTCTTTCTTCGCTTCTTCTTTTTCCTTGTCTTCTCTTTCTTTCGCCAGCGCAAATTCATCCTTCGTCAGTTTGAATTTGTCGTACGCTTCCTGGTCGAAGAACATCGCGTAAACGTCCACTTCTCTTGCGCCTTGAAAAGCCAGTGGCTTCTTTCCATCGCGGTCTGTTGTCCACAACAAAGCCTTGCCGCCGAAAGCCCATTTCGGTTGGCCGTCGAAGAAGCCGCTTTGCGTAAGGTTCTTGCGTTCGCCGCTGCCATCAGCCTTCATCATCGCTACTTCCGATGAGCCCCAACGACCTTCGGCTGAGTTGAACGTAATCCATTTACCATCAGGCGACCATTGGTAATATTGATCACCGTCGGCATAAGAAAAGTTTACGCCTTTCGGAACGATGGTGCGGCTTTTTTTCGAAGCAAGATTATAAACCTTCAATACGTTTCGCTCTTCGAGATAAGCAATCTCTTTTCCGTCGGGCGAAACTTCAGGTTGAAATTCATCAGCCTCGGTCGCAATCACCGGTTCTTCTTTCACGACGGTTGACGTGTAGAAATAAGGTTCTTCTTTTCTTTCAATCGTTGCTTTGTAAATGTCCCAACTGTTGCCGCGTTCCGATGCATAATAAAGCGTTCTGCCATCGGGGCTGAATTCAACGGTGCGTTCCTGTTGTGGCGTGTTGGTAATGCGTTTGGTGATGCCGCCTTCAACCGAGGTCACAAACACTTCGCCGCGCACAACGAAAGCAATTTCTTTTCCGTTTGGTGATAGGGCTGTTTGCGTCACACCGGTATTAACGGGCAGAATTTTTTCATCGCGACCGCGAGTATCGGTGTTCACGATAACCGAAATTTTTTGCGGTGCACCGCCGTCTTTCATCGTGTACAATTCGCCGTCGTACGTGAAGCACAAAGTGCCATCAGCCGAACGCGAAAGATGACGCACGGGATGCGTTTTCATTTTCGAAACCTGTGTTACCGAAGCATTGCCGCCAACAACGGCTTTATAAATGTTTTGCGAGCCGTCCTTTTCGCTCAGGTAATAAACGGTGTTGTCATCGCCGCCCCAAACCGGTTCGCGGTCTTCGCCTTCGTAATTCGATATTTGAACGTATTCGTCCTTCTTGATGTCGTACATCCAGATATCTCTCGTCACCGCCGACGTGTGGTGCTTGCGGGCCGCGTCTTCGTAACCTTTTCTATCCTGGAAAATAATCTTGTCACCTTTTGAATTGTAATGCGCAAACTCCGCACCGGCCGAATTAAACATCACCGAACGTCCGCCGGTAACGGGCACTTTGTACAGCTTCTGAAACAGGCTGCGTTGCGGAAAACGTGCGGAGGTGTAAACGTCGTTGCGTGTTGTGCCGAATAAAACCGATTTGCCATCGGGTGTGAAATCATAGGGATAATCAGCAGCGGAGTTGAACGTCAAACGCTTTGCATCGCCGCCGGTGGCAGGCATCACAAACACATCAAAATTGCCAAAGCGGTCGGAGGCAAAGGCCAGCCATTTTCCGTCCTTGCTCCACACGGGCATGAAGTCGTAGGCTTCGTGAACGGTGAGCGGCACGGCTTCGCCGCCCGATGACGGCACTTTGTACAAGTCGCCTTTGTAACTGAACACAATGGTCTTGCCGTCGGGTGAAATGGCGGGATAACGAATCCACAACGCGTTGTTTTGTGCAAAGCCCGATGCGCTCAAAAGTAGGGCCGCCGCAAAAAGCAGTCTTCTCTTCATGGTGTATTGTTTAGTTTTGAAATTAGGAGAACGCACTAAAGTTATTGAAGAGCAAACATGGAAACAATAAATTTTGAAGAGCGGCTGATGCGCCACAGGAGCGAGTTTGCGCGGGTTGTACCGTTTGAACCGGAGGATAAATTGTTGCAGATGGATTTTACGTCGGCGAACAAAGATTTGACTGATGAAATATTGAATGATACAAACCGGTTCATTAAATACATCAACAAGAAATTGAGCGATGCAAATGCGAAGTATGGGATTGGTGGGTATGATGAGAACCGGACAGTTTATAGGAGAAGTAGAGTGTTTGATGGCGGCCCATCCCCAACAACCACACTAAATGCATCAGATAGTGCTAAAGCCACTTCCCGGTGGGAAGGGGAAGAAGATGCTGAATCGTTAGTTGAAGAAGATACAATAGGGTATAGATATGCTGATCCCTATCTATACCCTGTGTTAAAAGAGTATGCTTTACAGAATCGGAATGTGCCGACACAAGCAGAAGAAGTTCTTTGGAATGCGCTGAAAACAAAACAACTTGATCAATACAAGTTCAGAAGGCAGCACATCATTGATAAATTCATTGCTGATTTTGTTTGCCTAAAAAAACGATTAGTTATAGAAGTGGACGGACTCATTCACCAATTACCCGACAACAAAACCAACGACGAACTTCGAACAAATATTTTATACGAACGCGGGTTCAGCGTTATTCGATTCAGCAACGATGAAGTTTTGTATCAATTGGATAGCGTATTATCTAAAATTCTCGAAACATTGAAACAAAAGAATATTGTTCGAGTGCCCGTTGAGACGGAAATGCCTGAACATAAAGTAGTCTCGTCCAAAAGCGAGGGGCGCAGCTCGGATGGCCTTCCCACCGGGAAGGTCGGGATGGGCCGCAGTCTTCATCTTGGCATTGACATCTGGGGCAAGCCCTACACCAAAGTAATGGCGCCGATGAATGGCATTGTTCATTCCTTTGCCTTCAACAACGCTTATGGCGATTACGGCGCGACCATTATTCTCACCCACAATTTAGACGGCGAAACCTTTCACACGCTTTACGGTCATCTTAGTTTGAACTCGATTAAAAATTTGCACGAAGGCGATCTGGTGAAGAAAGGCGACGTGTTTTGCGAGTTCGGTATTCCCTTCGAAAACGGCCAATGGCCGCCGCACCTGCATTTTCAAATCATCAAAGACATGCAAGGAATGAAAGGCGATTATCCCGGTGTGTGTGCGTTGAGCGAAAGAGAGAAGTACTTGAGTAATTGTCTCAATGCAGACATCGTGCTGAACATGATGCGCTACGCCGGTTAATGTTCTTTTTTATTGTCCCGCTTTGCGGCAATGCGTATATTTAAAAAGCAATTCGCTCCCTGAAGACTGCTCTCGCTTAAACCCGGCGCTAAATTTTTCTCTCACTAAAACCACAATTATGGCAGTCAACATCATCGAAACAATCAAGGGCTACCTTACACCTGATCTCATTTCAAAAGCAAGCAACATGCTGGGCGAAAGCGAAAGCGGTGTTTCCAAAGCTTTGTCGGGGCTTGT
Coding sequences within:
- a CDS encoding S41 family peptidase — its product is MKRRLLFAAALLLSASGFAQNNALWIRYPAISPDGKTIVFSYKGDLYKVPSSGGEAVPLTVHEAYDFMPVWSKDGKWLAFASDRFGNFDVFVMPATGGDAKRLTFNSAADYPYDFTPDGKSVLFGTTRNDVYTSARFPQRSLFQKLYKVPVTGGRSVMFNSAGAEFAHYNSKGDKIIFQDRKGYEDAARKHHTSAVTRDIWMYDIKKDEYVQISNYEGEDREPVWGGDDNTVYYLSEKDGSQNIYKAVVGGNASVTQVSKMKTHPVRHLSRSADGTLCFTYDGELYTMKDGGAPQKISVIVNTDTRGRDEKILPVNTGVTQTALSPNGKEIAFVVRGEVFVTSVEGGITKRITNTPQQERTVEFSPDGRTLYYASERGNSWDIYKATIERKEEPYFYTSTVVKEEPVIATEADEFQPEVSPDGKEIAYLEERNVLKVYNLASKKSRTIVPKGVNFSYADGDQYYQWSPDGKWITFNSAEGRWGSSEVAMMKADGSGERKNLTQSGFFDGQPKWAFGGKALLWTTDRDGKKPLAFQGAREVDVYAMFFDQEAYDKFKLTKDEFALAKEREDKEKEEAKKDTSNKIAPPKKGWEPNLEGLDNRKLRLTINSGNISDYMLSNDGEKLYFIARMEKGYDLWMTNPRTKETKLIAKMDGGPGGMDVSKDGKSLFVVSDGKIVKVDAESGRIAPVVVNGEMVLRADKEREYIFDHAFRQVAKKFYDPKIHGIDWAGFHSEYAKFLPHINNNYDFQELLSEFLGELNASHTGGRYSPAAAGGPQTGDATASLGLLYDETYDGNGVKVMEVIENGPFTNAKTKIKKGVVIEKINGEEIVENMDWSRMLNRQTGKNVLLSLYDPETKQRWDETTKPISQGEEQALLYQRWVNNNRKKVEELSGGKVGYIHIQGMNDNSYRTVYEEALGKAAGKEALIVDTRFNGGGWLHDDLVTFLSGKKYLDFSPQGAIATSGEPRNKWTAPSTVLMSESNYSDAFIFPYAYHQLGIGKLIGMPVAGTGTAVWWETQIDPTIVFGIPMIATIGKEGRPTENLQLEPDIKVQNDYKSVLSGKDPQLERAVKEMLEEIKKGKKI
- a CDS encoding endonuclease domain-containing protein; translated protein: METINFEERLMRHRSEFARVVPFEPEDKLLQMDFTSANKDLTDEILNDTNRFIKYINKKLSDANAKYGIGGYDENRTVYRRSRVFDGGPSPTTTLNASDSAKATSRWEGEEDAESLVEEDTIGYRYADPYLYPVLKEYALQNRNVPTQAEEVLWNALKTKQLDQYKFRRQHIIDKFIADFVCLKKRLVIEVDGLIHQLPDNKTNDELRTNILYERGFSVIRFSNDEVLYQLDSVLSKILETLKQKNIVRVPVETEMPEHKVVSSKSEGRSSDGLPTGKVGMGRSLHLGIDIWGKPYTKVMAPMNGIVHSFAFNNAYGDYGATIILTHNLDGETFHTLYGHLSLNSIKNLHEGDLVKKGDVFCEFGIPFENGQWPPHLHFQIIKDMQGMKGDYPGVCALSEREKYLSNCLNADIVLNMMRYAG